One segment of Rosa chinensis cultivar Old Blush chromosome 6, RchiOBHm-V2, whole genome shotgun sequence DNA contains the following:
- the LOC112173531 gene encoding proteasome subunit beta type-6: MSHPSMDDMNLNAPHSMGTTIIGVTYDGGVVLGADSRTSTGVYVANRCSDKITQLTDNVYVCRSGSAADSQVVSDYVRHFLHQHTIQLGQPATVKVAANLIRLLSYGNKNMLQTGLIVGGWDKYEGGKIYGVPLGGTVIEAPFAIGGSGSSYLYGFFDQAWREGMTKDEAEKLVVKAVSLAIARDGASGGVVRTVVINSEGVKRNFYAGDTLPLWHEELEPQNSLLDILAAGGDGPAPMNE, encoded by the exons ATGTCTCACCCATCAATGGACGATATGAACCTCAACGCCCCTCACTCCATGGGCACCACCATCATCGGCGTCACCTACGACGGCGGGGTCGTCCTGGGCGCTGACTCCCGCACCTCCACTG GTGTCTATGTTGCGAATCGGTGCTCGGATAAAATCACTCAGCTCACGGATAATGTCTACGTCTGTCGCTCTGGATCG GCTGCAGATTCTCAGGTTGTTTCCGACTATGTGAGGCACTTTCTTCATCAGCACAC CATTCAGCTAGGGCAGCCTGCTACTGTCAAAGTTGCTGCTAATCTCATCAGGCTTCTGTCCTATGGCAACAAG AATATGTTGCAAACTGGGTTGATAGTTGGAGGCTGGGACAAGTACGAAGGGGGAAAGATTTATGGAGTTCCTCTTGGCGGCACAGTAATTGAGGCGCCATTTGCCATTGGAG GTTCTGGCTCCAGTTACTTGTATGGATTCTTTGATCAAGCATGGAGAGAAGGAATGACCAAGGACGAAGCGGAG AAGCTGGTTGTGAAGGCAGTTTCCCTAGCCATTGCACGAGATGGAGCCAGTGGTGGTGTTGTCCGCACTGTTGTG ATTAATTCTGAGGGAGTTAAAAGAAATTTCTACGCTGGCGACACACTGCCACTGTGGCACGAGGAGTTGGAGCCCCAGAATTCTCTCCTGGACATCTTGGCTGCTGGTGGTGATGGCCCTGCCCCAATGAACGAATGA
- the LOC112173532 gene encoding AIG2-like protein D: MSSVAMANSPSVVHNVFVYGSLMAEDVCRVLLNRVPQSSNATLNGYHRYSIKGRVYPAILPVENKKVTGKVLLGITDPELHILDEFEDVEYQRGTVEVSLMDSSENLRVHTYVWSDKNDPNLYGEWDFEVWKQRHMEDFIKMTSGFMEELEQPESKPRVATYESFYQQDG; encoded by the exons ATGAGTTCAGTGGCGATGGCGAACTCTCCGAGCGTCGTCCACAACGTGTTTGTCTACGGCAGCCTGATGGCCGAGGACGTCTGTCGAGTCCTCTTAAATCGAGTCCCTCAATCCTCTAATGCTACCCTCAATGGCTA TCATAGGTACAGCATCAAGGGACGTGTTTATCCGGCGATTCTCCCCGTCGAGAATAAAAAAGTTACCGGAAAG GTGTTGTTAGGCATCACAGATCCTGAATTACATATTTTGGATGAATTTGAGGATGTTGAGTATCAGAGGGGCACTGTTGAGGTCTCTTTGATG GATAGTTCTGAGAACTTGCGAGTTCATACTTATGTTTGGAGTGACAAAaatgacccaaacttgtatggaGAATGGGATTTTGAG GTATGGAAACAAAGGCACATGGAAGATTTTATCAAGATGACTTCTGGTTTCATGGAAGAGCTGGAGCAACCTGAATCAAAGCCTAGAGTTGCAACGTATGAATCCTTTTATCAGCAGGATGGCTAG
- the LOC112170538 gene encoding L-arabinokinase, translating into MRIEEEADGVSASRNHLVFAYYVTGHGFGHATRVVEVVRHLILAGHDVHVVTGAPDFVFTSEVQSPRLFIRKVLLDCGAVQADALTVDRLASLEKYSETAVVPRESILKTEVEWLTSIKADLVVSDVVPVACRAAADAGIRSVCVTNFSWDFIYAEYVMAAGSHHRSIVWQIAEDYSHCEFLIRLPGYCPMPAFRDVIDVPLVVRRLHRSRKEVRKELGIEEDAKLVILNFGGQPSGWKLKEDFLPPGWLGLVCGASDSQELPPNFRKLAKDAYTPDIIAASDCMLGKIGYGTVSEALAFKLPFVFVRRDYFNEEPFLRNMLEHYQSGVEMIRRDLLTGHWRPYLERAISLKPCYEGGINGGEVAAQVLQETAIGKNWASDKLSGARRLRDAIILGYQLQRVPGRDMAIPEWYANAETELRIGSPTCQMSENDEQSSLMNSCIEDFEILHGDLQGLSDTMTFLKSLAELDSAYESEKATEKRQIRERKAAAGLFNWEEEIFVARAPGRLDVMGGIADYSGSLVLQMPIREACHVAVQRHQPSKHRLWKHALARQEAKGQSSTPVLQIVSYGSELSNRSPTFDMDLSDFMDGDHPMSYEKAKIYFSQDPSQKWAAYVAGVILVLMTELGVRFKESISLLVSSLVPEGKGVSSSASVEVATMSAIAAAHGLSISPRDLALLCQKVENHIVGAPCGVMDQMTSACGEANKLLAMVCQPAEVLGLVEIPGHVRFWGIDSGIRHSVGGADYGSVRVGAFMGRTIIKSTASTIMSRSLSNGNGMNLDELEDDGFELPKAEASLDYLCNLSPHRYDALYVKILPESILGEAFLEKYADHGDPVTVIDPKCMYGVGAPTRHPIYENFRVKAFKALLTSANSDDQLTALGELLYQCHYSYSACGLGSDGTNRLVQLVQEMQHSKSSKLDGGALYGAKITGGGSGGTVCAVGRNCLKSSQQIFEIQQRYKAATGYLPYIFEGSSPGAGKFGHLRIRRRSVKLN; encoded by the exons ATGAGGATTGAGGAAGAGGCCGACGGAGTCTCCGCGTCCAGGAACCACCTCGTCTTCGCTTACTACGTCACCGGCCACGGCTTCGGCCACGCCACTCGCGTCGTCGAG GTGGTGCGTCACCTGATTCTCGCCGGTCATGACGTCCACGTGGTCACCGGAGCTCCGGACTTTGTTTTCACGTCGGAGGTACAGTCGCCTCGACTCTTCATTCGCAAG GTGCTGCTGGACTGTGGAGCGGTTCAGGCGGATGCCTTAACAGTGGATCGCCTTGCATCTTTGGAGAAG TATTCCGAGACGGCTGTGGTGCCAAGGGAGTCTATATTGAAAACTGAAGTAGAGTGGCTGACCTCCATCAAAGCTGACCTGGTG GTCTCGGATGTTGTTCCAGTTGCGTGCCGAGCTGCAGCTGATGCTGGAATTCGCTCCGTCTGTGTCACTAACTTTAG CTGGGACTTCATCTATGCAGAATATGTCATGGCAGCCGGAAGTCATCATCGTTCAATAGTTTGGCAG ATAGCAGAAGATTATTCTCACTGTGAGTTCCTGATCCGCCTCCCAGGATACTGCCCAA TGCCTGCATTCCGTGATGTAATTGACGTACCTTTAGTTGTGAGGAGGTTGCACAGATCCCGCAAAGAG GTGAGAAAGGAACTAGGAATTGAAGAAGATGCCAAATTAGTCATTCTCAACTTTGGTGGACAG CCATCAGGCTGGAAGTTGAAAGAGGATTTTTTACCCCCTGGATGGCTTGGCCTG GTTTGTGGTGCTTCTGACAGCCAGGAGCTTCCACCAAATTTTAGGAAGCTTGCAAAAGATGCTTATACACCTGATATTATAGCAGCATCTGATTGTATGCTGG GAAAAATTGGATACGGCACTGTGAGTGAAGCCCTTGCATTCAAGTTGCCATTTGTCTTTGTACGCAGAGATTATTTCAATGAAGAACCTTTTTTGAGAAATATGCTTGAG CATTATCAATCTGGCGTTGAGATGATTAGGAGAGATTTGCTCACTGGTCATTGGAGACCTTACCTTGAGCGTGCAATCAGTTTAAAACCTTGCTATGAAGGAGGCATCAATGGTGGTGAG GTGGCAGCTCAGGTCCTTCAAGAAACAGCTATTGGGAAAAACTGGGCATCAGATAAG CTTAGTGGGGCAAGAAGGTTGCGTGATGCTATCATTCTTGGGTATCAACTTCAAAGGGTCCCTGGACGAGATATGGCCATTCCTGAATGGTATGCAAATGCTGAAACTGAACTTCGAATTGGATCACCAACTTGTCAAATGAGTGAGAATGACGAGCAGAGCTCCCTGATGAACTC ATGCATTGAAGACTTTGAGATTCTTCATGGAGATCTTCAAGGTCTTTCCGATACAATGACTTTTTTGAAGAGCTTGGCAGAACTAGATTCTGCATATGAATCTGAAAAAGCTACTGAGAAGCGGCAGATAAGAGAGCGGAAGGCTGCAGCCGGACTCTTCAATTGGGAG GAAGAAATTTTTGTGGCAAGAGCACCTGGACGATTAGATGTAATGGGTGGGATTGCTGACTATTCAGGAAGCCTTGTCTTGCAG ATGCCCATAAGAGAAGCTTGCCATGTTGCTGTACAGAGACATCAACCTAGTAAACACAGGCTCTGGAAGCATGCCCTGGCTCGGCAGGAAGCCAAAGGACAAAGCTCAACCCCTGTCTTGCAAATT GTCTCGTATGGTTCAGAGTTGAGCAATCGTAGTCCTACTTTTGACATGGATCTATCTGATTTTATGGACGGAGATCATCCAATGTCATATGAGAAAGcaaaaatatatttttcacaAGATCCGTCTCAAAA GTGGGCAGCATATGTTGCGGGTGTCATTCTGGTTTTAATGACAGAACTAGGTGTACGCTTTAAGGAGAGCATTAGTTTGCTG GTATCCTCTTTAGTTCCGGAAGGCAAAGGtgtttcttcttctgcttcggTGGAGGTTGCTACAATGTCTGCTATAGCTGCTGCCCATG GATTAAGCATCAGTCCCAGAGATCTTGCTTTGCTTTGCCAGAAG GTGGAGAATCATATTGTTGGAGCTCCGTGTGGTGTGATGGACCAAATGACTTCTGCATGTGGTGAAGCCAACAAGCTTCTTGCAATGGTGTGCCAG CCTGCTGAGGTACTTGGGCTTGTAGAAATTCCTGGCCATGTCCGATTTTGGGGAATCGATTCAGGCATAAGACACAG TGTTGGTGGTGCGGATTATGGATCTGTTAGAGTAGGTGCCTTTATGGGTCGGACGATCATAAAGTCTACAGCTTCTACGATTATGTCTCGATCATTGTCAAATGGAAATGGGATGAATCTTGACGAGTTAGAGGATGATGGTTTTGAACTGCCTAAAGCTGAAGCTTCATTAGATTATTTGTGCAACCTGTCACCTCATAG ATACGATGCTCTTTATGTTAAGATACTTCCCGAGTCCATACTTGGTGAGGCTTTTCTGGAGAAGTATGCTGATCATGGTGACCCAGTTACAGTTATTGATCCAAAGTGTATGTATGGAGTGGGAGCACCTACTAGACATCCTATATATGAAAATTTCCGAGTTAAG GCATTCAAAGCACTTCTAACATCTGCAAATTCAGATGATCAGCTTACGGCTCTTGGAGAGTTATTGTATCAG TGCCACTACAGCTACAGTGCCTGTGGACTTGGCTCCGATGGAACCAATAGGCTTGTACAGTTGGTGCAAGAGATGCAGCATAGTAAATCATCTAAATTAGATGGTGGGGCATTATATGGAGCAAAGATTACAGGTGGAGGTTCTGGCGGAACAGTTTGCGCGGTTGGCAGGAATTGCCTGAAGAGCAGCCAACAAATATTTGAG ATTCAGCAGAGATACAAAGCTGCAACTGGGTatttgccatatatttttgagGGCTCATCACCAGGTGCAGGCAAATTTGGGCATCTAAGAATCCGGCGCCGCTCTGTCAAGCTGAACTAG
- the LOC112172189 gene encoding uncharacterized protein LOC112172189 isoform X1: MKRKDLSFDDMSSPSSKSRRLDANFIGAVNGDGSSAFQVLDQTPPQNRPLKRKEAFDDLSPHFSKSRRLDADLFSTMAEDQSGGIEALEQRLAQEQALACPSEMQKGALPMEPLALPEENEKALVIYNPANTFYKTPASKDFSIIVNSDLIPGLRDHIFTQGSLKWSNPVEAEQSDREDSNGCLAIVPWVESNWPPSSSSETQAAGLSEPMQAEEVEMMDTDDNSSDGSKSSELGGMMDGSFELQRWQQQQQLHCMEPQLLNNTITPITW; the protein is encoded by the exons atgaagcggAAAGACCTCTCATTCGACGACATGTCGTCTCCGTCATCCAAGTCCCGGCGACTG GATGCTAACTTCATCGGAGCCGTGAACGGAGATGGAAGTAGTGCATTCCAGGTGCTTGATCAAACGCCACCACAGAATCGGCCTCTGAAGCGAAAAGAAGCGTTCGACGACTTGTCGCCTCATTTCTCTAAATCCAGGCGACTG GATGCTGATTTGTTTTCGACCATGGCGGAAGATCAGAGTGGTGGAATTGAGGCCTTGGAGCAAAGGCTAGCACAGGAACAGGCCTTGGCATGCCCCAGTGAGATGCAGAAAGGGGCTTTGCCGATGGAGCCGTTGGCATTGCCTGAGGAAAACGAGAAGGCTCTTGTGATTTACAACCCTGCGAATACGTTTTACAAGACTCCTGCTTCCAAGGATTTCTCTATCATTGTGAATTCGGACTTGATTCCGGGTTTAAGAG ACCATATCTTTACACAGGGAAGTTTAAAGTGGTCAAACCCAGTAGAGGCTGAGCAAAGTGACAGAGAAGATTCAAATGGCTGTTTGGCTATTGTTCCTTGGGTTGAATCTAATTGGCCTCCATCCTCAAGTTCAGAGACACAGGCAGCCGGTCTTTCGGAGCCAATGCAAGCTGAAGAAGTTGAAATGATGGACACAGATGATAACAGTTCTGATGGCTCTAAATCCTCTGAGTTAGGTGGTATGATGGATGGATCTTTTGAATTACAACGCTGGCAGCAACAGCAACAACTCCATTGTATGGAGCCACAGCTGCTCAATAACACTATCACCCCCATCACTTGGTAG
- the LOC112172189 gene encoding uncharacterized protein LOC112172189 isoform X2, with amino-acid sequence MKRKDLSFDDMSSPSSKSRRLDANFIGAVNGDGSSAFQVLDQTPPQNRPLKRKEAFDDLSPHFSKSRRLDADLFSTMAEDQSGGIEALEQRLAQEQALACPSEMQKGALPMEPLALPEENEKALVIYNPANTFYKTPASKDFSIIVNSDLIPGLRA; translated from the exons atgaagcggAAAGACCTCTCATTCGACGACATGTCGTCTCCGTCATCCAAGTCCCGGCGACTG GATGCTAACTTCATCGGAGCCGTGAACGGAGATGGAAGTAGTGCATTCCAGGTGCTTGATCAAACGCCACCACAGAATCGGCCTCTGAAGCGAAAAGAAGCGTTCGACGACTTGTCGCCTCATTTCTCTAAATCCAGGCGACTG GATGCTGATTTGTTTTCGACCATGGCGGAAGATCAGAGTGGTGGAATTGAGGCCTTGGAGCAAAGGCTAGCACAGGAACAGGCCTTGGCATGCCCCAGTGAGATGCAGAAAGGGGCTTTGCCGATGGAGCCGTTGGCATTGCCTGAGGAAAACGAGAAGGCTCTTGTGATTTACAACCCTGCGAATACGTTTTACAAGACTCCTGCTTCCAAGGATTTCTCTATCATTGTGAATTCGGACTTGATTCCGGGTTTAAGAG CTTAA
- the LOC112173261 gene encoding auxin-responsive protein SAUR71 yields MSNSTTMDAKKSNKIREIVRLQQILKKWRKIANSSKASSNTISSSNKSIKFLKRTLSLSDKTGSTCEASNNAHVPKGYLAVCVGEELKRFVIPTDYLGRPAFQFLLREAEEEFGFQQTGVLRIPCEVSVFEELLKMVEEDRDRFFMQGCYSESQLNFYHPESPMCR; encoded by the coding sequence ATGAGCAACAGCACCACCATGGATGCAAAGAAGTCTAACAAGATCAGGGAGATTGTGAGGCTTCAACAGATTCTCAAAAAGTGGAGAAAGATCGCTAACTCGTCAAAAGCGAGCTCCAATACcatcagcagcagcaacaagaGCATCAAGTTTCTGAAAAGAACACTTTCTCTATCAGATAAAACAGGCAGTACCTGTGAAGCTTCTAACAATGCTCATGTCCCCAAAGGCTACCTTGCTGTTTGTGTTGGAGAAGAGCTCAAGAGATTCGTCATTCCAACAGATTATCTTGGCCGTCCTGCTTTTCAGTTTCTGCTGAGAGAAGCTGAGGAGGAGTTCGGGTTTCAACAGACCGGCGTTCTGAGGATTCCATGTGAGGTTTCTGTGTtcgaagagcttctgaagatGGTGGAGGAAGATAGGGATAGATTCTTCATGCAAGGATGCTATTCAGAAAGCCAGCTCAACTTTTACCACCCAGAAAGCCCAATGTGCAGATAA
- the LOC112173897 gene encoding uncharacterized protein LOC112173897, which yields MEWRKCYLDVILVPLGFLITAGYHGWLWHNVRTKPETTIIGINTRGRRLWVSAMIKDNEKKNILAVQTLRNTIMGSTLMATTSILLCSGLAAVISSTYSVKKPLNDAVYGAHGEFMVALKYVTLLTLFLFSFMCHSLSIRFINQVNILINSPQDPSSPVTPEYVSELLEKGYILNTVGNRLFYAALPLMLWIFGPVLVFLCSITMVPMLYNLDFVLTRPDQKGKNMDTSGNSDFV from the exons ATGGAATGGAGAAAATGCTATTTGGATGTAATTCTGGTTCCCCTAGGGTTTCTGATAACAGCTGGTTATCATGGATGGTTATGGCACAATGTTCGTACCAAGCCTGAGACTACTATCATCGGCATAAACACCAGAGGAAGAAGATTATGGGTCTCTGCAATGATCAAG GACAATGAAAAGAAGAACATCCTGGCAGTCCAGACGCTTCGAAACACGATCATGGGATCAACCCTAATGGCCACCACGTCGATCCTTCTCTGCTCCGGCCTGGCGGCCGTGATTAGCAGCACGTACAGCGTGAAGAAGCCGCTGAACGACGCCGTCTATGGGGCTCATGGGGAGTTCATGGTCGCCCTCAAATACGTGACCCTGCTCACccttttcctcttctccttcatGTGTCACTCGCTTTCCATCAGGTTCATAAACCAAGTGAACATCCTCATCAACAGCCCTCAGGACCCCAGTTCTCCAGTGACCCCCGAGTACGTGTCGGAGCTTCTAGAGAAAGGTTACATTCTGAACACGGTGGGGAACAGGCTTTTCTATGCAGCACTACCTCTTATGCTTTGGATTTTTGGGCCGGTGCTGGTGTTTTTGTGCTCCATAACCATGGTGCCAATGCTTTACAATTTGGACTTTGTGCTTACAAGGCCTGATCAGAAAGGAAAGAACATGGATACTTCTGGAAATTCGGACTTCGTTTGA